In Pelagibius sp. CAU 1746, the following proteins share a genomic window:
- a CDS encoding polysaccharide deacetylase family protein, whose amino-acid sequence MSSQGSNAQNMNTPFPRDLVGYGATPPNPKWPGNARLAVQFVVNIEEGAEYTPADGDPQAEKGLAEVPGGRLPAGHRDLAFESMYEYGSRVGIWRLLRLFRDRGVPWTAFACAVALERNPMIAEFIRDNAIDVVCHGWRWEEPFRLSEEEERERIARSVESLKRTVGRAPEGWYCRYGASENTRRLLVEHGGFLYDSDSYNDEVPFWVTVLGKEHLVVPYAFSTNDSRFSGGGMVTGEQYFTMLREAFDYLYEEGKVSPRMMSIGLHARITGHPMRAHGLRRFLDYVLAHESVWICTRSEIAHHWHRHHRRTACL is encoded by the coding sequence ATGTCATCCCAAGGAAGCAATGCGCAAAACATGAATACGCCTTTTCCGCGTGACCTGGTCGGCTACGGAGCGACGCCGCCTAATCCGAAATGGCCCGGTAACGCCAGGCTGGCGGTGCAGTTTGTGGTGAATATCGAAGAGGGGGCGGAGTACACGCCGGCCGATGGCGACCCGCAGGCTGAGAAAGGCCTGGCCGAGGTTCCGGGCGGACGGTTGCCCGCAGGTCATCGTGATCTTGCGTTCGAATCGATGTACGAGTATGGCAGCCGCGTCGGCATATGGAGACTGCTGCGATTGTTCCGGGATCGGGGAGTTCCTTGGACGGCCTTTGCTTGCGCGGTCGCCTTGGAGCGCAATCCGATGATCGCGGAGTTCATTCGGGACAACGCTATCGATGTCGTTTGCCATGGATGGCGCTGGGAGGAGCCGTTCCGCCTTAGTGAAGAGGAAGAACGCGAACGTATTGCTCGATCGGTGGAGTCGCTGAAACGGACGGTCGGCCGGGCGCCGGAGGGATGGTATTGCAGGTACGGAGCATCCGAGAACACGCGGCGATTGCTGGTGGAGCACGGCGGCTTCCTCTATGACTCGGATAGCTATAATGATGAGGTGCCGTTCTGGGTCACCGTTCTGGGTAAGGAACACTTGGTTGTCCCTTATGCCTTTTCCACCAATGACAGCCGCTTTTCCGGTGGTGGCATGGTGACCGGCGAGCAGTATTTCACGATGCTGCGAGAGGCGTTCGACTATCTTTACGAGGAAGGCAAGGTGTCTCCGCGGATGATGTCCATCGGATTGCACGCCAGAATTACCGGACACCCAATGCGCGCGCATGGGCTGCGACGGTTTCTAGACTACGTCTTGGCGCATGAGTCCGTTTGGATCTGCACGCGAAGTGAAATCGCCCATCATTGGCATCGTCACCACCGCAGGACGGCTTGCCTGTGA
- a CDS encoding iron ABC transporter permease codes for MTDKLQLSTFIALTACVLFLVGYPLFMLVTASFEPISADGGLSSAFRGYFVLFDDIALLGNSMVVAIGSTVVAVVFGVGLGWIVARTNVPCRGLLEALIVIPFYLTPLMGAVGWALLASPNEGGALNAILMKLGVADTPVFDIYTPLGIIWVMGIYFAPFPFLFAVGALRSMDPSLEESSHVLGSNQVRTSLRITLPLIMPAILGSSLLVFVLAVGQFGVPAILGMPNGYHVLTTKIYQFVTGFQPDYAAASAMGLSLLTFTAVGVYLQFKVLGTKKFTTVTGRGFRPKLIDMRGWRLPLFAIAFFYIAIAVILPIGVLLFASLVEWITFDFEYVQFTLQNFDYVINDHAPTMIAIVNTLLLAFSAGAVILLASVVIAWMLHRSDLPGRRLLEYISMIPIAVPAVVFSVGLLWAWTKVPVVPIYGTLWILAICYITIFLPYGIRAVSATLVQIDKSLEECASVMGASWARVLRTVTFPLLAPGLWAGWTILFISVTKELTASALLYNSKTVVLSVAVFDLWAHSSFTNVAALSLIQAAIIFLALGASRIFGRAQGSPV; via the coding sequence ATGACCGACAAGCTGCAATTAAGCACGTTTATCGCCTTAACCGCCTGCGTGCTGTTCCTGGTGGGCTATCCCTTGTTCATGCTGGTCACCGCCAGCTTCGAACCGATATCCGCGGATGGCGGGTTATCCTCGGCCTTTCGCGGCTACTTCGTACTCTTCGATGACATAGCTCTGCTGGGCAACAGCATGGTGGTCGCCATTGGAAGTACGGTCGTCGCGGTCGTCTTTGGAGTGGGCCTCGGCTGGATCGTCGCGCGAACCAACGTTCCCTGCCGCGGGCTTCTGGAAGCGTTGATCGTCATTCCCTTCTATCTCACGCCCCTCATGGGGGCGGTCGGCTGGGCGCTTCTGGCGTCTCCCAACGAGGGTGGCGCCCTGAATGCGATCTTGATGAAACTGGGTGTCGCCGACACGCCGGTTTTCGACATCTACACGCCTCTCGGCATCATCTGGGTCATGGGAATTTATTTTGCGCCTTTCCCGTTCCTCTTTGCGGTCGGCGCCCTGCGGTCGATGGATCCCTCGCTTGAAGAAAGCTCGCATGTTCTCGGGAGCAATCAGGTTAGGACGAGTTTGCGTATCACCTTGCCGCTCATCATGCCGGCCATATTGGGCAGCTCCCTTCTGGTCTTCGTGCTGGCGGTGGGGCAGTTTGGCGTTCCTGCCATCCTCGGAATGCCCAACGGCTATCACGTCCTGACCACGAAGATTTATCAGTTCGTCACCGGATTCCAGCCGGACTATGCCGCGGCGTCGGCTATGGGGCTTTCGCTTCTCACTTTCACGGCGGTCGGCGTCTATCTGCAGTTCAAGGTGCTGGGGACGAAGAAGTTCACGACGGTCACCGGGCGCGGCTTCCGTCCCAAGCTGATTGATATGCGCGGGTGGCGCCTGCCGTTGTTTGCGATCGCCTTCTTCTACATCGCCATCGCCGTGATCCTGCCAATCGGCGTCTTGCTGTTCGCCTCGCTCGTTGAATGGATCACTTTCGATTTCGAGTACGTTCAGTTCACTCTTCAGAACTTCGACTACGTGATTAACGATCACGCGCCGACGATGATCGCGATCGTCAACACGTTGCTGCTGGCCTTCTCGGCAGGCGCCGTGATCCTGCTTGCCAGCGTCGTGATTGCCTGGATGCTGCATCGTTCCGATCTGCCCGGACGCCGCTTGCTTGAGTATATTTCGATGATTCCCATCGCCGTCCCGGCTGTGGTCTTCTCGGTTGGCTTGCTGTGGGCTTGGACGAAAGTGCCAGTGGTGCCGATCTACGGAACGCTGTGGATTCTGGCTATCTGCTACATCACGATCTTTCTTCCCTATGGTATTCGTGCTGTATCTGCGACGCTTGTCCAGATCGACAAGAGCCTCGAGGAATGCGCCAGCGTCATGGGTGCGTCTTGGGCCCGGGTCTTGCGCACGGTGACTTTTCCGCTCTTGGCGCCCGGGCTGTGGGCCGGTTGGACCATCCTGTTTATCTCGGTGACAAAGGAGCTCACCGCATCGGCGCTTCTGTACAACAGCAAGACCGTTGTGCTTTCCGTGGCGGTCTTCGATCTCTGGGCGCATAGCTCGTTCACGAACGTAGCCGCTCTCTCGCTCATTCAGGCCGCCATCATTTTTCTTGCCCTCGGCGCATCACGCATCTTTGGGCGGGCACAGGGGAGTCCTGTCTGA
- a CDS encoding amidohydrolase family protein, producing MASSLILGKYVITRALDRHNVEIVEDGAIYQRDGIVVEVGKSSELKEKYDADEIIGSQTHVAMPGLVNSHHHVGLTPLQMGAVDEALEVWWLSRLGKRNVDLYLDTLYSAFELIESGVTTVQHLHNRLGGTVEQMVERANQVIEAYDAIGMRVSYSHSVRDQNRISYISDEDYVSRLPEDVGRSLSEALTRQTIPLEDNISLFESLYRQHESSPRVEIQLAPSNLHWCSDAALELIRDCAAKYNVPMHMHLSETVYQKQYAAERSGGTALQHLHRLGMLGPRLTVGHGVWFTEADIELAADTGTMICHNASSNLRVRDGVAPLNAFEARGVKVAIGIDEAGLNDDRDMLQEMRMVLNLHREPGVHDRVPTATQVFRMATEYGAQTTPFASKIGTLEPGKAADVVLVDWNAISYPYLDRGVPILEAVLGRAKSRDVDTVIVAGQPILLNREFTRIDRGAILKELADSLAAPLTAEEQGRLELSRKLRRHAPDLYEPDPMCGCGSHQPFYRMNARN from the coding sequence ATGGCTTCGTCGCTTATTCTCGGCAAGTACGTCATCACGCGCGCGCTCGACCGCCATAACGTGGAAATCGTGGAGGACGGCGCCATCTACCAGCGCGACGGCATCGTCGTCGAGGTGGGAAAATCCAGTGAGCTGAAGGAAAAGTACGACGCCGACGAGATTATCGGGTCCCAGACGCATGTCGCGATGCCGGGCCTCGTCAACAGCCATCACCATGTCGGGCTGACCCCATTGCAGATGGGCGCCGTCGATGAGGCGCTGGAGGTCTGGTGGCTCAGCCGGCTTGGGAAGCGGAACGTCGATCTGTATCTCGATACGCTCTACTCCGCCTTCGAGTTGATCGAATCGGGCGTGACGACGGTGCAGCATCTCCACAATCGCCTCGGCGGGACGGTCGAGCAGATGGTGGAGCGGGCGAACCAGGTGATTGAAGCCTATGACGCGATCGGCATGCGGGTTTCATACTCCCACTCGGTGCGTGACCAGAACAGAATCTCCTATATCAGCGACGAAGACTACGTATCGCGCCTGCCGGAGGACGTAGGCCGGAGCTTGTCCGAAGCCTTGACAAGGCAGACGATTCCGCTCGAAGACAATATCTCGTTGTTTGAGTCTCTCTATCGTCAACACGAGAGTTCGCCGCGAGTCGAGATCCAGCTGGCGCCTTCAAACCTGCATTGGTGCTCCGACGCTGCGCTCGAGCTCATTCGTGACTGCGCCGCCAAGTACAACGTCCCAATGCATATGCATCTGTCGGAGACGGTTTATCAAAAGCAGTACGCGGCAGAACGTTCCGGCGGAACGGCCCTTCAGCATCTTCATCGCTTGGGGATGCTCGGGCCGCGCCTCACGGTCGGGCACGGGGTTTGGTTCACCGAGGCGGACATTGAGCTTGCCGCGGATACCGGCACCATGATCTGTCACAATGCCAGTTCCAATCTCCGGGTGCGGGACGGCGTGGCGCCGCTGAATGCGTTCGAAGCGCGAGGGGTCAAGGTTGCCATCGGCATCGATGAAGCGGGGCTAAACGACGACAGGGACATGCTGCAGGAAATGCGGATGGTCCTTAATCTCCACCGCGAACCCGGAGTCCATGACCGGGTGCCCACTGCGACCCAGGTCTTCCGAATGGCCACGGAGTACGGCGCCCAGACGACGCCGTTCGCCTCGAAGATCGGCACCCTGGAGCCCGGAAAGGCCGCCGATGTCGTCCTTGTCGATTGGAATGCGATATCATATCCCTATTTGGACCGGGGCGTGCCCATTCTGGAGGCGGTGCTTGGGCGAGCCAAGTCGCGCGATGTCGATACCGTGATCGTCGCCGGTCAGCCGATCCTGCTGAACCGGGAATTCACTCGAATCGATAGAGGCGCCATCCTGAAAGAGTTGGCCGACTCGCTGGCTGCCCCGCTGACTGCGGAAGAGCAAGGCCGCTTAGAGCTTTCCCGAAAACTGCGCCGACATGCGCCGGACCTTTATGAGCCGGATCCGATGTGTGGTTGCGGTTCTCACCAACCTTTCTATCGCATGAATGCTCGAAACTAG
- a CDS encoding extracellular solute-binding protein has translation MSASRIGKFVSLLSLAALVTFEGSAVAEEFDRSQLIEGARKEGKLVWYTGAPDGLASRMLSVFNEKYPFIDVSEYYSSTAGRVMSKLQAEIEAGRKVADVFHTGDMGTVLTLHSQGDIAPFVTPEQDNYGDLYKEPGIWTGWRITTLNMGYNGTRIKAEDAPDSWTALTEPRFSGKLGFQDSTSGLQHLQWYILRQHMGKDFWKQVAQNEPVIYGGNVAIVEAVLRGELHLAGETTSYFIWKYTQSKKTPFKGVWPVEGVPLGVQPISVLKDAPHPNAARLFVDWVLSQEGQRVMVEAIGDYSARDDVDPPQGSPKLSALKTLLPDSYEGLLNSKEEFIEEWKMLAK, from the coding sequence ATGTCTGCATCTAGAATCGGCAAATTCGTCTCGTTGTTGAGTTTGGCGGCACTGGTGACGTTCGAAGGTTCCGCCGTCGCCGAAGAGTTCGACCGCAGCCAACTGATCGAAGGGGCGCGCAAAGAAGGGAAGCTTGTCTGGTACACGGGAGCACCTGATGGCCTCGCAAGCCGAATGCTCTCGGTGTTCAACGAGAAGTACCCGTTCATCGACGTCAGTGAGTACTATTCGAGCACTGCCGGGCGTGTAATGTCGAAACTCCAGGCCGAGATCGAGGCCGGGAGGAAGGTCGCCGACGTGTTCCACACGGGGGACATGGGCACGGTTCTGACCCTGCATTCACAAGGCGATATTGCCCCTTTTGTGACGCCGGAGCAGGACAACTACGGCGATCTCTATAAGGAACCCGGCATCTGGACGGGTTGGCGTATTACGACCCTCAACATGGGCTACAACGGCACGCGCATCAAAGCGGAAGACGCCCCGGATTCCTGGACTGCTTTGACCGAACCGAGGTTCAGCGGAAAGTTGGGTTTTCAGGATTCGACCTCCGGCCTGCAGCATCTTCAGTGGTACATTCTCCGGCAGCACATGGGGAAGGATTTCTGGAAGCAGGTCGCGCAGAACGAACCGGTTATCTATGGCGGCAACGTCGCAATCGTAGAGGCGGTCTTGCGTGGCGAACTCCATCTGGCGGGCGAGACGACCAGCTATTTCATCTGGAAATATACGCAAAGCAAGAAGACGCCGTTCAAGGGCGTTTGGCCGGTGGAGGGCGTTCCTCTCGGTGTCCAGCCGATTTCCGTCCTCAAGGACGCGCCGCATCCGAATGCGGCAAGGCTCTTCGTGGATTGGGTCCTGTCTCAGGAGGGTCAGCGTGTAATGGTCGAGGCGATCGGCGACTATTCCGCGCGCGATGACGTCGACCCGCCACAAGGAAGCCCCAAGTTGTCGGCACTCAAGACGCTGCTTCCGGATTCCTATGAAGGGCTACTGAACAGTAAGGAAGAGTTTATTGAAGAGTGGAAGATGCTCGCCAAATAG
- a CDS encoding ureidoglycolate lyase encodes MILSAAPVDPVSFQPFGQVLTISGSADKRLETFVTPELVDHDRPLNVAYGTKDASSFPHRIPIFERHGLSTQLFVPVKLSRYLVIACPSGADGRPDLKSVGAFFADETQAIRFGRGVWHAPLCLADQRGSYLAVRYCRSLEDDQEIFSLTEDLRISLPPKSAS; translated from the coding sequence TTGATTCTAAGCGCGGCGCCTGTCGATCCAGTGAGCTTCCAGCCGTTCGGTCAAGTGCTGACGATCAGCGGGTCGGCGGACAAGCGTTTGGAAACCTTCGTCACGCCCGAACTCGTGGATCACGACAGGCCGTTGAATGTGGCCTACGGGACGAAGGATGCCAGTTCCTTTCCGCATCGGATCCCCATCTTCGAACGTCACGGTCTTTCTACGCAGCTCTTCGTTCCCGTTAAACTGTCGCGCTACCTCGTGATCGCTTGCCCCAGCGGGGCCGATGGCCGCCCTGACCTGAAGTCGGTCGGCGCCTTCTTTGCGGACGAGACTCAAGCCATCCGGTTTGGAAGGGGTGTCTGGCACGCGCCTTTGTGCCTGGCGGATCAGCGCGGGTCCTACCTGGCGGTGAGGTACTGCCGCTCGCTCGAAGACGATCAGGAGATTTTCAGCCTGACGGAGGACCTTCGGATCAGTCTGCCGCCGAAATCCGCGAGCTGA
- a CDS encoding putative sulfate exporter family transporter, whose translation MSYPASPSSKKMPESSSRQRQLVAGVTMTVVVALAARFVDDQLGIPDMLVALLLGIALHSVIDHDQSRRGIAFTASAILRFGIVLLGARITLYEIQGLGLSSLVTVLAAIVATILAGILGARLLGFRGSFGALTGGATAICGASAALALAAVLPRHDKMERETSVTILGVTVLSSIAMLLYPLLGIAFGFSESENGLLLGATIHDVAQVVGAGYSMSVEIGDQATLTKLLRVALLLPAVFIIGLTFGARRGDESRAPVPAFLLGFLALVCWNTWVGLDPSLRDVLVEVSRWFLLMAVAAIGIKTPIGAVVTIGPRALGLLVMETVFLLTFILVVILGFSWI comes from the coding sequence ATGAGCTATCCCGCCAGCCCTTCGTCCAAGAAAATGCCGGAATCGTCCAGCCGGCAGCGCCAGCTTGTCGCCGGCGTCACGATGACGGTGGTCGTCGCTCTTGCGGCGCGGTTCGTCGACGACCAGCTTGGCATCCCCGATATGCTGGTGGCATTGCTGCTGGGAATCGCGTTGCATTCCGTCATCGATCACGATCAGTCAAGGCGCGGGATTGCCTTCACGGCAAGCGCGATCCTGCGTTTCGGGATTGTGCTGCTGGGCGCGCGGATCACTCTCTACGAAATTCAGGGCCTCGGGCTTTCTTCCCTCGTCACGGTTTTGGCGGCGATCGTCGCAACCATCCTGGCGGGTATTCTGGGGGCCCGATTGCTGGGTTTCCGCGGCAGCTTTGGGGCCTTGACCGGCGGCGCCACGGCAATCTGTGGCGCTTCGGCTGCTTTGGCGCTGGCGGCGGTCCTGCCGCGGCACGATAAGATGGAGCGTGAGACAAGCGTTACGATACTCGGCGTCACGGTCCTGAGTTCGATCGCCATGCTCCTTTATCCATTGCTCGGCATCGCGTTTGGGTTCAGCGAATCGGAGAATGGCCTGCTTTTGGGCGCGACCATTCATGATGTCGCGCAAGTCGTTGGCGCCGGCTACTCCATGTCGGTCGAGATCGGAGATCAAGCGACGCTGACAAAGCTCTTGCGCGTGGCTTTGCTGCTGCCGGCGGTCTTCATTATCGGCCTGACGTTCGGTGCCCGGCGCGGTGACGAGTCGCGGGCACCGGTCCCGGCATTCCTTCTGGGCTTTCTAGCCTTGGTATGTTGGAACACCTGGGTCGGTCTCGATCCAAGTCTGCGTGACGTTCTCGTGGAGGTGTCGCGCTGGTTCCTTCTCATGGCCGTCGCCGCGATCGGGATCAAGACCCCCATCGGCGCTGTCGTCACGATAGGCCCGCGCGCGCTCGGCCTCCTGGTTATGGAGACGGTCTTTCTACTGACGTTCATCCTGGTCGTGATCCTGGGTTTTTCCTGGATCTAG
- a CDS encoding GntR family transcriptional regulator: MKRSEDAEVVLRPKIPSPNQKSELSLGGRPKSLAEKVYEAIRQAIIAGTIEPGERVTENSLAERLSVSKTPVREALLELRRVGLIVDWGRRGGQVITPSREAFQEVSETREAIEVLVSANAARRASEAEKRAIVQAAKNSLKVAKSGDISGFHEANVIFHTLIADCARNSRMSSMLRDLFDLGSLLRLRDLPPIHDLVKYGEDHVAIAQRIAEGDAEGAAEAAREHVVHTRRENLEAFDRRNAASAE, translated from the coding sequence ATGAAGCGCAGCGAGGACGCGGAGGTCGTGCTCCGTCCGAAAATTCCAAGCCCGAATCAAAAGTCGGAACTGTCCCTTGGAGGGCGCCCGAAGTCACTGGCCGAAAAGGTCTACGAGGCGATTCGCCAGGCGATCATTGCAGGCACGATAGAGCCAGGTGAGAGGGTGACCGAGAACAGTCTCGCGGAACGCCTGTCGGTGAGTAAGACGCCGGTACGCGAGGCGCTCCTGGAGCTGCGGCGAGTTGGCCTGATCGTGGATTGGGGGCGTCGTGGAGGGCAGGTTATAACGCCGTCGCGCGAGGCATTCCAGGAAGTGTCGGAAACGCGGGAGGCGATAGAGGTGCTCGTTTCGGCCAATGCTGCCCGGAGGGCCAGCGAAGCGGAGAAGCGCGCAATCGTACAGGCAGCTAAGAATTCGTTGAAGGTGGCTAAGTCCGGCGACATCAGCGGCTTTCACGAGGCCAATGTCATCTTTCATACCCTTATCGCCGACTGCGCCAGGAACAGCAGGATGTCGAGCATGCTGCGCGACCTGTTTGACTTGGGCTCCTTGCTCCGGCTTCGCGACCTTCCGCCGATACACGACCTCGTGAAGTATGGCGAAGATCACGTCGCGATCGCCCAGCGGATTGCCGAGGGCGACGCGGAAGGGGCTGCCGAAGCGGCCCGAGAGCACGTGGTCCATACCCGGCGGGAAAACCTGGAAGCCTTCGACCGCCGCAACGCCGCTTCGGCGGAGTGA
- a CDS encoding ABC transporter substrate-binding protein yields MKHETISFDPNRHNSDSSVGGVVLRMICQGLLKIDHHGELAPDLAKSWNVSDDLRVFEFELDPEATFHSGRRCDAEIVAWNFERLFSGTGDSLLAADYAGLESVRPTGKHRVEFRFSKPNASFLRNVAWRTYIVDDRADQPIGTGPFRLTEWQRNSHMALETFREDSRWKDLAIDNVDIRFAPSAEARIEAIEKGLVDIVESVPAGAAAELGRRGLLETAAVPSLQKSALVFNCAEPPFDDPRLRRAVVHAIDRARLVDATVGTQGRIVDGIVPKGELWACDLDPITYDPELSRKLLQEAGFGGGLKIKGVSTNVAPMPKVAKMVAEDLSAIGITLETTGYDDPPWWPYVYTMAPWNVAFQGSPARPHIDTFLGREFKTTGAFNAGKYSNARLDEIIELARHSLGTAEQEQLYSEAQRIIRQDLPVYILFAANVLVGWRPGVSGFVPHPMGAIDLTSVDLGAQ; encoded by the coding sequence ATGAAGCACGAAACCATTTCGTTCGATCCAAACCGCCACAATTCCGATTCAAGCGTGGGTGGGGTCGTGCTGAGGATGATCTGTCAGGGACTCTTGAAGATCGACCATCATGGTGAACTGGCGCCGGACTTGGCTAAGTCGTGGAACGTCTCGGATGATCTGCGTGTTTTCGAGTTCGAGCTGGACCCGGAGGCGACGTTCCATTCGGGGCGGCGCTGCGATGCGGAAATCGTCGCGTGGAACTTCGAGCGGCTCTTCAGCGGAACCGGCGACAGCCTGCTGGCCGCGGACTACGCGGGTCTCGAGAGTGTGCGGCCGACCGGGAAACACCGTGTCGAGTTTAGGTTCTCGAAACCCAACGCCTCGTTTCTGCGGAACGTCGCATGGCGCACCTATATCGTCGATGATCGGGCGGACCAGCCGATTGGAACCGGCCCCTTCCGCCTGACCGAGTGGCAGCGCAACAGCCATATGGCCTTGGAGACCTTTCGCGAAGACTCACGTTGGAAGGACTTGGCGATCGACAATGTGGATATTAGATTCGCGCCCAGCGCGGAAGCCCGCATTGAGGCGATTGAGAAGGGTTTGGTGGATATTGTCGAAAGCGTCCCGGCTGGCGCGGCTGCGGAGCTCGGCCGGCGCGGACTGCTGGAAACGGCGGCGGTTCCATCGTTGCAGAAAAGCGCTCTCGTCTTCAATTGCGCGGAGCCGCCGTTTGATGATCCGCGGCTGCGCCGAGCCGTGGTGCACGCAATCGATCGGGCCCGGCTCGTCGATGCGACGGTGGGGACGCAGGGGCGTATCGTCGACGGGATTGTCCCCAAAGGGGAACTCTGGGCCTGCGATCTGGACCCGATAACCTACGATCCGGAGCTGTCCAGAAAGCTTCTGCAGGAGGCCGGCTTCGGCGGAGGGCTGAAGATAAAGGGCGTATCAACCAACGTCGCGCCGATGCCGAAGGTCGCGAAGATGGTGGCGGAAGATTTGAGCGCCATAGGTATCACTCTTGAGACGACTGGCTACGACGATCCGCCTTGGTGGCCTTACGTCTATACCATGGCCCCATGGAATGTCGCATTTCAAGGTAGCCCTGCGCGCCCGCATATCGATACATTTCTCGGCAGAGAGTTCAAGACGACCGGCGCCTTCAACGCCGGAAAATACAGCAATGCCCGGCTGGACGAGATCATCGAATTGGCACGGCATTCGCTTGGTACGGCCGAGCAGGAGCAGTTGTATTCGGAAGCGCAGAGAATCATTCGTCAGGATCTGCCGGTTTATATTCTCTTCGCGGCCAATGTGCTCGTGGGTTGGCGGCCTGGCGTCAGTGGTTTCGTTCCCCATCCGATGGGAGCGATCGACCTGACCAGTGTTGATCTGGGGGCGCAGTGA
- a CDS encoding ABC transporter ATP-binding protein gives MEDEAPALLQLRDEGRRHCRVSHLGAVAVLFLGAALHQTRVGDGCRRLVDARKALAVGIGDGGVGPARQVLEGGLFPIQSLGIPGRMPFSVDIILEYDIPNMKLTTLQAVRMPPDHWNEQMHPADGACDTGNAPLSPDLALEIVDLRICYGDHEAVRGVTISAKAGTHLTLVGPSGCGKTTILRSIAGLEKPSSGRISLFGKPVYDSSMNIEVATEKRDVSMVFQSYAIWPHMSVFENVAYGLRLRRVPKAEIEERVIRALSMVGLKEQAYRQSTMLSGGQQQRVALARSFVFDPKILLFDEPLSNLDAKLRAQMRVELKELTTRLGITAVYVTHDQEEALSMSDHVVVLQDGIVRQQTDPFTAYFRPENAFVADFMGVSNFLPIAGAAREIAGGLVEADLTDGGKVICAGAVPDKEVAGVAIKASHLQPQAEPPESGDNVWRMEVTHRSFVGDLMEYHLDWEGRELRARTLSSRVFDVGDKVYCSVAPEHAVLVAP, from the coding sequence TTGGAAGACGAGGCGCCGGCGCTGCTTCAACTTCGCGATGAAGGCCGTCGCCACTGCCGGGTTTCTCACCTTGGCGCCGTAGCCGTTCTCTTCCTCGGCGCGGCTCTGCATCAAACGCGCGTAGGTGACGGCTGCCGTCGGCTCGTCGATGCGCGGAAAGCGCTCGCGGTCGGCATAGGCGATGGCGGCGTCGGGCCGGCGCGCCAGGTCTTAGAAGGCGGGCTTTTCCCAATTCAATCGCTCGGCATTCCCGGTCGGATGCCCTTTTCCGTTGACATCATTTTGGAATATGATATTCCGAATATGAAACTGACAACACTTCAGGCGGTAAGAATGCCCCCCGACCACTGGAACGAACAAATGCATCCCGCTGACGGCGCCTGCGACACCGGAAATGCCCCTCTGTCGCCAGATCTTGCATTGGAGATCGTTGACCTCCGCATTTGCTACGGAGACCACGAGGCGGTCCGCGGGGTCACGATCAGCGCAAAGGCTGGGACTCATTTGACGCTCGTCGGGCCGAGCGGGTGTGGAAAGACAACCATACTGCGGTCGATTGCGGGTTTGGAAAAGCCGTCCAGCGGACGTATCAGCCTGTTCGGCAAGCCCGTCTATGACAGCTCGATGAATATCGAGGTGGCGACCGAGAAGCGCGATGTCTCGATGGTCTTCCAGAGCTATGCGATCTGGCCGCATATGAGCGTCTTCGAGAACGTAGCTTATGGTCTGCGTCTGCGCCGTGTGCCGAAGGCGGAGATCGAAGAGCGCGTCATTCGCGCGCTGTCCATGGTCGGTCTCAAGGAACAGGCTTACCGGCAGTCGACGATGCTCAGTGGCGGGCAGCAGCAGCGCGTCGCGCTTGCCCGCAGCTTCGTCTTCGATCCGAAGATTTTGCTCTTCGATGAGCCTCTGTCGAACCTCGACGCGAAGCTTCGGGCGCAAATGCGGGTCGAGCTGAAAGAGCTGACCACCCGTCTCGGAATCACCGCGGTGTATGTGACGCACGATCAGGAAGAAGCCCTGTCGATGTCGGACCACGTGGTCGTGCTGCAGGACGGCATCGTCCGGCAGCAGACCGATCCCTTTACCGCCTATTTCCGGCCCGAGAACGCCTTCGTTGCGGACTTTATGGGAGTATCGAACTTCCTGCCGATTGCAGGCGCGGCGAGGGAAATTGCCGGAGGTCTCGTCGAAGCCGATCTCACGGACGGCGGCAAGGTTATCTGCGCCGGCGCCGTGCCGGACAAGGAGGTCGCAGGCGTGGCAATCAAGGCGTCGCATCTCCAGCCGCAGGCCGAGCCGCCGGAATCTGGGGATAACGTCTGGCGAATGGAGGTCACGCACCGGTCCTTCGTTGGCGACCTGATGGAGTATCACCTCGACTGGGAGGGCCGCGAACTGCGGGCGAGAACTCTGTCGTCTCGCGTCTTCGACGTAGGAGACAAAGTCTACTGCAGCGTGGCACCGGAGCACGCCGTTCTCGTTGCCCCTTGA